From a single bacterium genomic region:
- a CDS encoding roadblock/LC7 domain-containing protein, which produces MKKATEVLNRIATLDGVRAVVLVSGDGFPLESVIRDETLNAEEVAALARDGAAAAREMVNDMEQGQFVQGVFEYSKGAILLTNLPLRMTLAVVMSRGGNKAALWNAAATAFPEVIRAL; this is translated from the coding sequence GTGAAGAAAGCCACGGAAGTGCTGAACAGAATCGCCACCCTCGACGGCGTGCGGGCCGTAGTCCTCGTCTCGGGCGACGGCTTTCCCTTGGAATCGGTGATTAGGGACGAAACGCTGAACGCGGAAGAGGTAGCGGCATTGGCGCGCGACGGCGCCGCCGCGGCCCGCGAGATGGTTAATGACATGGAACAGGGGCAATTCGTCCAGGGGGTGTTCGAGTACTCCAAGGGCGCGATACTTCTAACCAACCTTCCGCTTCGGATGACGCTGGCGGTGGTAATGTCGCGGGGGGGCAACAAAGCGGCGTTGTGGAACGCCGCCGCGACGGCCTTCCCCGAAGTCATCAGGGCCCTCTAA
- a CDS encoding DNA methyltransferase, giving the protein MSYKSVWDFGRAGVTNYSVHRIGEYPTKIRPLVIAKILERFSEPGDVILDPFCGSGTVAVEAKLQGRHSVNYDVNPKAVELTRTKLQRLDRAEMDAAIKFLIQEATRQKGNTSKKYEIVNLEKEIKKLRGRLEELENGNGVINKTEHETAVCDARSLPLNDGSVDAVVTDIPYTGMIEYSEIEGDLSNLDYEGFLNGITDAFSEVHRVLKKGKYFCLFIADYRIGASRKIIPVHADAIKITEDMGFPLFDLYVWRYYRSGSFRPFGKPPYQAMNVHSYILCFYKPTGDEKEKPNRPIRYRPRLKEKLTNNEIRERKPLFE; this is encoded by the coding sequence ATGAGCTATAAATCCGTATGGGATTTCGGCAGAGCGGGCGTCACCAACTACAGCGTCCACCGTATCGGGGAATATCCTACGAAAATAAGGCCGCTCGTTATCGCGAAAATACTAGAACGGTTTTCCGAACCGGGCGACGTAATTTTGGACCCGTTTTGTGGTTCGGGCACCGTTGCCGTGGAGGCAAAGCTACAGGGAAGGCATTCCGTTAATTACGACGTTAACCCAAAAGCCGTAGAATTGACGAGAACGAAGTTACAAAGACTCGATCGCGCGGAAATGGACGCCGCGATTAAATTCCTTATCCAAGAAGCTACTAGACAGAAAGGGAATACGAGTAAGAAGTACGAAATCGTAAACCTCGAGAAAGAAATTAAAAAACTCCGCGGCCGACTCGAAGAATTAGAAAACGGTAACGGGGTTATTAATAAAACCGAACACGAAACAGCCGTGTGTGACGCGAGGTCCTTACCTCTAAACGACGGATCGGTGGACGCCGTAGTGACGGATATACCGTACACAGGCATGATCGAATACTCCGAGATTGAAGGTGACTTGAGCAACTTAGATTACGAAGGGTTTTTAAACGGCATTACCGATGCGTTCTCCGAGGTCCACCGCGTATTGAAGAAAGGGAAATATTTCTGCTTATTCATAGCCGATTACAGGATAGGGGCTTCTCGGAAAATTATCCCCGTACACGCGGACGCCATCAAAATAACGGAGGATATGGGCTTTCCTCTATTCGACTTATACGTTTGGCGCTATTACAGGAGTGGCTCGTTTCGTCCTTTCGGGAAACCGCCGTACCAAGCGATGAACGTACATAGCTACATTTTATGTTTCTACAAACCTACGGGCGACGAAAAGGAAAAACCAAACCGGCCCATCAGGTACAGGCCTAGGCTTAAAGAAAAATTAACAAATAACGAGATTCGCGAACGAAAACCGCTTTTTGAATAG
- the efp gene encoding elongation factor P, which produces MINTNELRAGNAIELDGTPYVVTKFAHVKPGKGPAFVRVGLKNLLTGAGHEQTLRAGEKVKRARLDERNATFMYAAGDEYQFMDEASYEELALKADELGDAARWLKDGTSLKLVFYQGRPVAVEVPTFVELAVADTEPGVRGDTATGGSKPATLESGAVVNVPLFINEGDVVRVDTRTGEYVDRAK; this is translated from the coding sequence ATGATAAACACCAACGAGCTCCGAGCCGGCAACGCTATTGAACTCGACGGTACGCCGTACGTGGTGACGAAATTCGCCCACGTCAAGCCGGGGAAAGGGCCCGCTTTCGTCCGCGTGGGCTTGAAGAACCTCCTCACCGGCGCCGGCCACGAGCAGACGCTGCGCGCCGGCGAAAAGGTGAAACGCGCCCGCCTCGACGAGCGCAACGCGACGTTCATGTACGCCGCCGGCGACGAATACCAATTCATGGACGAGGCCAGCTACGAGGAGCTCGCGCTCAAAGCGGACGAGCTGGGCGACGCCGCGCGGTGGCTCAAGGACGGGACGTCGCTCAAGCTCGTCTTCTACCAGGGCCGGCCCGTGGCGGTGGAGGTGCCGACCTTCGTCGAGCTCGCCGTAGCCGATACCGAGCCCGGCGTACGCGGCGACACCGCCACCGGCGGCTCGAAGCCGGCGACGCTGGAATCGGGCGCCGTCGTCAACGTTCCGCTTTTTATCAACGAAGGCGACGTCGTACGCGTCGATACGCGAACGGGCGAGTACGTGGACCGCGCGAAATAA
- the accB gene encoding acetyl-CoA carboxylase biotin carboxyl carrier protein, whose amino-acid sequence MNIGKLKKILDLMDERGIAEIEMRSWFRTVRISRAAAGANVSFISAGPVNPALAGPAGKAAAPPLPGGEAAAVAAEAEAADEDLIVIKSPMVGTFYRAPAPDADPFVAEGDKVSRGEVLCIIEAMKIMNEIESEHAGTVARIYVENAAPVEYGQPLFSLEAA is encoded by the coding sequence TTGAATATCGGAAAACTTAAAAAGATCCTCGACCTTATGGACGAGCGCGGCATAGCCGAAATCGAAATGCGGTCGTGGTTCCGGACGGTCCGCATAAGCCGCGCCGCCGCCGGCGCCAACGTCTCGTTCATCAGCGCCGGCCCGGTCAACCCGGCGCTGGCAGGACCGGCCGGGAAGGCCGCGGCGCCTCCCCTACCCGGCGGCGAAGCCGCGGCGGTCGCCGCCGAAGCCGAGGCCGCCGACGAAGACCTGATCGTAATCAAGTCGCCGATGGTGGGTACGTTCTACCGCGCGCCGGCGCCCGACGCCGACCCCTTCGTCGCCGAGGGCGATAAAGTATCGCGCGGCGAGGTCCTGTGCATCATAGAAGCTATGAAGATTATGAACGAGATCGAAAGCGAACACGCCGGGACGGTGGCCCGCATATACGTCGAAAACGCCGCGCCGGTGGAGTACGGCCAACCGCTGTTCAGCCTTGAGGCCGCCTAG
- the accC gene encoding acetyl-CoA carboxylase biotin carboxylase subunit, giving the protein MFDKILIANRGEIAVRVIRACREMGIKTVAIYSEADARSLHVRYADEAFCIGPPESAKSYLNVPRIIAAAEVTDAEAIHPGYGFLAENPYFAEACEASNLAFIGPTYETITDVGDKASGRRIMARAGVPVVPGSDGPLKTEDDALDVAEEVGYPVMVKAVAGGGGRGMRVVHTPAALAKAFATASVEAEAAFGNPEVYIEKLVPRARHVEVQILGDGRGHVIHLGERDCSIQRRHQKLIEESPAPALPKKAREKILAGAVTAGRAVNYRSAGTIEFLVDEDGSFYFIEVNARIQVEHPVSEMVTGVDIVKEQLRLAAGGGLAKNSPPTEGHAIECRINAEDTNHDFRPTPGTITNYVPPGGPWVRVDTHIYPGYAVPTHYDSLLAKLIVWAPGRDEAIARMARALAETTVEGVPTTIPFHYRVVQSRMFKEGEISTDFIAELEASEIKSKGQ; this is encoded by the coding sequence TTGTTCGATAAAATACTAATAGCCAACCGGGGCGAAATCGCCGTCCGCGTCATCCGCGCCTGTCGTGAGATGGGAATCAAAACGGTCGCTATATACAGCGAGGCCGACGCCCGGAGCCTCCACGTCCGCTACGCCGACGAGGCGTTCTGCATCGGCCCGCCGGAAAGCGCCAAGTCGTACCTCAACGTCCCGCGCATTATTGCCGCCGCGGAAGTCACGGACGCCGAAGCCATCCACCCGGGGTACGGCTTCCTGGCCGAGAACCCCTACTTCGCCGAGGCGTGCGAGGCCTCCAACCTCGCCTTCATCGGGCCGACGTACGAGACCATAACCGACGTGGGCGACAAGGCCTCGGGGCGCCGGATAATGGCCCGGGCCGGCGTCCCGGTCGTCCCGGGCAGCGACGGCCCCCTTAAAACCGAAGACGACGCGCTGGACGTCGCCGAAGAGGTGGGCTACCCGGTGATGGTCAAGGCCGTCGCGGGGGGCGGAGGCCGCGGCATGAGGGTCGTCCATACTCCCGCCGCCCTCGCCAAGGCCTTCGCCACCGCCTCGGTCGAGGCCGAGGCCGCGTTCGGCAATCCCGAGGTCTATATCGAGAAATTGGTCCCCCGCGCGCGCCACGTCGAGGTCCAGATCCTGGGCGACGGCCGGGGCCACGTCATTCACCTGGGCGAACGCGACTGCTCCATCCAGCGGCGCCACCAGAAATTGATCGAGGAATCGCCGGCGCCGGCGCTGCCGAAGAAGGCGCGCGAAAAGATATTGGCCGGGGCCGTCACCGCCGGCCGGGCCGTGAATTACCGTTCCGCCGGCACCATAGAATTCCTGGTCGATGAGGACGGCTCGTTCTACTTCATAGAGGTTAACGCTCGCATCCAGGTGGAGCACCCGGTCTCGGAGATGGTGACGGGCGTCGACATCGTAAAAGAACAGCTGCGCCTCGCCGCCGGCGGCGGCCTGGCTAAAAATTCGCCGCCCACGGAAGGCCACGCCATAGAGTGCCGCATCAACGCCGAAGATACGAACCACGACTTCCGCCCGACGCCCGGCACGATAACGAACTACGTCCCGCCGGGGGGCCCGTGGGTCCGCGTGGATACGCACATTTACCCCGGGTACGCCGTGCCGACGCACTACGACTCGCTGCTGGCCAAGCTCATCGTGTGGGCGCCCGGCCGCGACGAAGCCATCGCGCGTATGGCGCGGGCGCTCGCCGAAACCACCGTCGAGGGCGTCCCGACCACGATCCCGTTCCACTATCGCGTCGTACAATCCCGCATGTTCAAAGAGGGCGAAATATCCACGGATTTTATCGCCGAACTCGAGGCGAGCGAAATAAAGAGCAAGGGGCAATAG